The region CCGCCGCTTGCCTGGTATGACGTGCTGTGGGAACTGGTGCGCGCGGGGGATGGCAGGCTACGCCCCTATGAGATCGAAGAGCGGACTTTGCTTGCGCAATATAATCTTTCCCGCCTGGTCGACCGGCTCGAAAGAGAGGGGCTGGTCCGCCGCGAAGTCTTCGCCGAGGATGGACGCGGCCGCTGGGTGGTGATTACCGAGGACGGCCGGCGGCTGCGCGAGCGCATGTGGGCCGTCTATGCCGGATCGATCGAGACCCATATCGGTTGCAAGCTTGCCGAAGACGAGGCGAAGATGCTTGCCGGCCTGCTCGACCGCTTGCTTTGAGATCAGGCGACCAATGGCGCGCCGATAGCTTTCAGCGCTTTCAACGCATCCTTCGGATCGAGCCGCACCTGCAGCCCGCGCTGCCCGCCATTGATATAGACGAGCGGTTCGGCAAGGGCGGCTTCCTCGATTGCCGTCGGCACGCTCTTCTTCTGGCCGAAGGGACTGATGCCGCCGACATGATAACCCGTCAGCCGCTCGGCATCGGCAGGCTTCATCATATTGGCCGATTTGCCATGAAAGGCGCTCGCCAGCTTCTTCATGCTGACCTCGCGATCCGACGGCACGACGACGCAGACCGGCTTGCCGTCGACCTCGGCCATCAGCGTCTTCAGCACCCGATGCGGCGCTTCGCCCAAGGCCTCCGCCGCCTGCAGCCCGACGCGCTCGGCGCCGGGATCGTAATCATAGGTGTGGACGGTGAAGGCGACGCCTGCCTGGGAAAGAAGCTGTGTCGCGCGCGTGGTCTTGGACATTGGCCGCCTATCGGCCCGCGAAAGTGCCGGCGTAGACCTCCGGCTTGAACCCGACCAGCAGCTTGCCCTTCGCTGCCAGCACCGGACGCTTGATCATCGACGGCTGGTCGAGCATCAGCGCGATCGCCTTGTCGCGGCTCAGATTTTCGCGCTCGGAATCGGGCAGTTTGCGAAACGTGGTGCCGGCGCGGTTGAGCACGGTATCGAGGCCGGCCTGATCGATCCAGGATTCGAGATGGGCGCGGTCGATGCCGAGCGCCTTGTAATCGTGAAATTCATAGGCGACGCCGTGGGCTTCCAGCCAGCTGCGGGCCTTTTTCATCGTGTCGCAATTTTTAATGCCATAGATGGTGACAGTCATGCCGATCGATCTCCTGTGATGGCTGCGGGATAACATGCGGGAAGGGTGGCGCAAACGCCGCGCGGCACTTATCCCCGCCGCTCAATTCTCCAGCGTGCCGGCCTTGCGAGAGGCGTTGCTGGGGCTGCCGCAGGCGATCTTCATCAGGTCACCGCGCCGCCGCACCAGCCGGTCGGATGTCCGGGTCAGGATCAGCCCGTCCTGCGGCGCATGCAGGTCGAGGCTGCCGCCCGACTGCCCAGGCCGGGTGACGATCGTCGCCAGAAGCTCGCCCTGCACAATCCTTTCACCGATATTGCGATGGAAGAGCACGGCCCCGCCTTCTGGCGCGCGGAGGATCTCGACATTGTCGAGCGGCACGGCCGGGCCTAAAAATGCGGTTGCCTCTGTCCCGCCGTTGACGATCCCTCGCGCCGCAAGGAAACGCCAAAGCCCGTCCGCATCCCGCTTTGCCAGCGCCGGATCGACGTCGCGCTTGCCGCGCAGCTCGAGGGTGACGGAAAGCCTGCCCGGCAGCCGGGACCGGCGCTCGCCGGGAACCTCATACTTCCAGGCAAAGCCGACGGCTTCCTCGAAGGCCGAGCTTTCGCCATCCGAAAGCAGCACGGCCTGCAAGTCGAGCGCGGCGGCAAGATCGGCCGCTTCAGGCCAGAAGGCCTCGTCGATATAGGCATATTGCAGGGATTCGTCGTCGCAATGCAGATCGAGGACGAGATCGGCGCCGAGCGCCATGTGCAGAAGCTGCCGCTTCAATCTGTCGGTAGCCGGGCAATCATCGAGGTCTTCGATCAGCGTCGCCCGGTCGGCAAGGGAGATCAGCGGGAAATCCCGGTTGAAATTGGTGCGGGAGCCGAGGTCGAATCGGCCCTGCAAATCACCGAAATGCGACTGCGCCGCACCGATCGGATTGGCCTGCGGCACGACGGTGATGCCGCCGGCAATCCCGTCTTCGCTTTCCGCCTGCCGCAGCCGCTCGCAGAGGAAATGCAAGAGCGCCGTTCCCGGCAGCTCGCCGGCATGCAGTGCCGCCTGAATATAGATCTTCGGCGCCTTCGAATCGCGACCGAAAAAACGCAGCACCGGCAGCCGCCACTCCGTTCCCGGCGTATCGCCCGGGATGATGATCTCTGAAACATCCATGCTGTCTTCGCTCTCCGTTTGCCATCACCAACCGGCTTGCCGAGCTTTATGCGCGGAATTCGCGGAAGCGCAAGCGTGGTCCGCGGATGTCCTTGCCGTCAGCCGAGCAGCGGCCAGCGATCGATGATGTGGTGTTCGGTCTTTCCGAGAAGGCTGTGGATCAGCAGGAATTCCTGCGCCGTCCATGAAACCGGTTGGTCGAGGCTCGTCGGTGGCACCGCTTTGCGGTCATAGAGCAGCGTCATATGCGGCGTAAAATTGCGATCGATATTCACGCAATCCGGTATTGTGCATGCCGACGCCCAACTGGACATGCAGGCGCACGAGCGGCATCAGCCCGCCCTTGCTGCAGAGCACGAGAGGCCGCGCCTTGCGTTTCCGCTTGAAGCTCGCGATCCTGTCGAAGGTGACGGCAATCGGCGCGCCCTCGACTGTGGCGGCGGCCTGCCGGGCCGCGAAGATCACGTCCTCCGGCAAACATTTCATAGTCGCCGATGCCGATAACGCTCACATGCAGGGTCGTCAGCCGCGGCTTTCCAGAAAGGGAGAAGGTCTTGCCATAGTCATCGGCGATCGAAGCCGCTTGCCGTTCGACGATCGCAGGCGGGCGGAGCGCAAAGAAAAGCCTGTGGCCGCCGTTCTGGCTTTCACCCACCCGCCTGCGCCGATTTTGACCATGGTCGAAATCGAAAGAAATCTGGTCCATGCCTGTCAGGTCGTCATGACCGCCTCGCGCTCCAAAAACGGGTGAAAGATACGCCGGCAAGGGAGAATATCAAGAACAAAAAAAGAACACGAGGCGCAAGAATCGGGTTGAAACAGCGGCCGTCCCGTACGATTTTGGTGGCAATCGAAAAACGTGGAGGCTGCGTCATGGCCCAGACGATCCATCACTATCTCATGTTCGAAACCGCAGGCGGTTTCTGCGGCATATCCTGGAGCGACGCCGGTATCACCCGCTTCCAGCTGCCGACGAAGTCAGCGGAAGCGACCGAACGCCTGCTGCTGCGCCGCCTGCCGGAGGCCGAACCCGGCGCGCCGACGCCTGAGGTGCTCGAAACGGTCGCTGCCGTGAAGCGCTATTTCCAGGGCGAGGAGACGGATTTCTCAGGCGTTGAACTCGACCTTGCCGGCCAGGATGCCTTCTTCAGGGAGATTTATGCAGCGGCAAGGCGTGTCGGCTGGGGCCACACGACCACCTACGGCGCGCTGGCGAAAGAGCTTGGCGCCGGGCCGGAAGCCGCCCGCGACGTCGGCCAGGCGATGGCGAAGAACCCTGTCGCGCTGATCATTCCCTGCCACCGGGTGCTGGCGGCCGGCGGCAAGATCGGCGGCTTCTCGGCGCCCGGCGGTTCGTCGTCGAAGACCCGCATGCTGGAACTCGAAGGCGTCAACCTCGCCCCGCCGCCGCCCGCCCAGCAGTCGCTGGGGTTTTAAGCGACGGGGGCAGGCCAGCCGGGATATCGGTTGCTCAATGCGGGCTGGCCGTCGGCCGGATAATTATCTCGCTGACATCGACATCGTCAGGCTGGCTGACGGCATAGAGGATCGAATGGGCGACGGCCTCGGGGCTGATCGTGACCGCCCTGAAAGCCTTCATGGCGTCGCGCGCTGTGGGATCGGTGATCGTCTCGGCCAGTTCCGATGTCGTCGTGCCGGGCGAGATGACGGTGACGCGGATGCGATCGGTCTCCTGCCGCAACCCGTCCGAGATCGCACGCACCGCAAATTTCGTCGCGCAATAGACGGCGGCCGTTGGCGAGACACTGTGGCCGCCGATCGAAGCCAGGTTGATGATCTGCCCCGATCCCTGCGCTTTCATGATCGGCCGGGCTGCGGCGATGCCGTAGAGAACACCCTTGATGTTGACGTCGACCATCCGGTCCCACTCCTCCACTTTGAGAGCATCGAGCGGCGAGAGCGGCATGAGGCCGGCATTGTTGATAATGACGTCAAGCCGGCCGAATTCCAATCTGGCAAAACCGGCAAAAGCCTCGACTTCGGAACGGTCGGTGACGTCAAGCTTCCGCAGACGCACCGTTCCGCCCCTGGCTTCGATTTCACCGGCGAGCCTCTCCAAGCGCTCGGTACGCCGCGCGCCGATTACGATATGGGCGCCCGCGGCAGCCAGCACCTTCGACGCAGCCTCTCCGATGCCGCTGCTGGCGCCGGTGATGGCAATGACTTTTCCTTCGATACCAGACATTTCAAGCTCCTTTTGCAGGTTGAGGTTTCCTCGGATGTGCGATCAGCTGGGAAAATCGACGCCGGCGTCGTCTTCGCCCAGGCGTCGGTTATCTGCGGCGAAGCACCATGCCGCCATGATGGAGAGTATTGCCGTCGGCAAAATCGCCGTCGGCCGTAAAACCGGCGTCGTCCCAGTATTCGATGTGGCTTCCGGCGACTTCGTAACGGCCTCGATAGGCGCTCTTTCGGTTGCCGCGGGCATCGTCGTAACGGCCATTGGGCAAAAGTTCGTGGCGCACACGGCCGTCATCCGTGACCCACATGCCGACATAGGGATGATGCTGCATCGTGTTCTCGCCTGTTGGTTCGTGCATGGGCTCGGTCGTTCCTCGCCGTGACCCGAGCCCAGAGATAACGCTTCCTTCTGCAGTGATTAAGTTGCCAATCCTGGATGCCTTGGTTAGAAATGCTAACCAATGGTCGATGATCTCGAAGGCATTTCGGTCTTTCTCGCGGTGGCGGAAGCGCGCAGTTTCCGGCTGGCCGGCGAGCGGCTCGGCGTCACCCGCTCCGCCGTCAGCCAGGCTTTGCAGCGTCTGGAGGATCGCCTTGGCGTCGCGCTCGTCCAGCGCACCACACGCAGCGTCAGCCTGACCGAAGCCGGCGAAGTGTTTTTCGATGCGGTTCGCTCGTCGGTGCGGCAGGTCAGGGATGCGATGCAGACGGTGCAGGACATGCAGGCGCGCCCGAGCGGCCTTCTCAGGATCACCGTTTCCTCGATCGCCGAGAGTTTTCTGTCGGGCACCTTGTTGGCCGGCTTCATGAAGGCTTACCCCGACATCAAGCTCGATATCGCCGTCACCGATGACGAATTCGATATCGTCGAGGCGGGCTTCGACGCCGGTGTCCGGCTGGGCGAAGTCATCGAGCAGGATATGATCGCGATCTCCGTCTCCGCGCCGCAGCGGCAATGCGCCGCCGCATCCCCCGCCTATCTCGAGCGCCGCGGCCGTCCCCGCCATCCCGGCGAACTCCAGGCCCACGCCTGCATCGGCTGGCGGCCGCGCCCGGACACGGCGCCCTATCGCTGGGAATTCACCGAGAATGATCGCGACTTCGACGTCGCCGTCGATCCCGCGATGACGACGAACGACATGGGCATGATGATCCGCATGGCCTGCGCCGGCGCCGGCATCACCTTCGGCATGGTGGAAACCTTTCAGCCCTATCTCGACCGCGGCGAACTCGTGCCGCTGCTCCAAGATTTCTGCCCACCCTTTCCGGGCTTCTATCTCTATTATCCCCGGCGGCAGCGGCAGCCGCTGAAGCTGCGGGCGCTGGTGGACCATATCCGCGCCTTCGGCAGGCGGTAGATAGAGTCCGGCGCAGCGGCGGATCCTGGCGAATTGGTCTGAGGCTTCCCGGACCCTCTCATAGCCTTCCTTGCCGCCGATCACGCGATCTTGCCACGCAGACCGTCGGCCAGCGCGGAAAGAGCATTGGCGAGTTGCGCCGCTGTTTCCGGCGGCGGCAGCGGTATCTTCAGGCTTCGCGCGCCGGTGGCCGTATCGCGCTCTACCCATGGATGCGCCGTCGCATCGGAATCGCTGGCCGCCGCCAATGCGGCAACAAGCTGAGCGCCGATCTGGGCCAGGGCTTGCCACGGATCGGACGCGGCAGTGTGCGACGGTGCGGCAGCGGGTTCGGTTGGCGCGACCGCTTTCGTTCCCTTGTCGGGCTCGGCGTCCGCTTTGAAATCTTCGGCGGATCCAGGCCCGTCGGCGGTGACGAAATTCGCCACCTCCTCGGCCGGCGCCACGGCCTCGCCTTCACCCATGGTTGCTGCCGGCACGCGGTTTTGGTATCCCCCCAAGCGGAGCAGCGGTCGCGCTCTGCCCCATTCCGTTGCCGGAGACCATATGCTGGAAGACGTCTTTTCCATTCCGACCAGGGCCTTGATCCGCCAGGGCGGGCGGGCCTGTTTTTATCGCCTCGTCAATACGAGTCCCTTGCTGATCCAGGTGCAGTCGGGAACGAAGATCGTTATGGCGGATGATAAGGCTTTGCGCCTCGAGGCTGGCGCCTATGGCCTGCTGCCCGACTATCGGCCGTTGACGATGGAGAACATTCCCAAGGCGCCGCAGAAGTACCAGACCCTGGCGCTTCCTGTTCCGAGACAGCTCTTCGAGGATGCCTATACCAGGATGGGGTCGATTGCCGTCCCATCAAGGCCTGTCCCGGCAAGCGCCTCGAACCTGCCGGAGGAAGCCGCGGCCTTGTTTGACTATTGCTGCCGGCCCGGCAATCTGACCAGGCTTCCCGTCGCCATTGCCAAGGCTCGGTTGATGGAACTGATCACCTGGTTCGCGCTCTGCGGAGCGGTGCTGGGGCAATGCCAAAGCCCTAGGCTCGAGGACCGGCTGCGGCAGATGATCGAAAGCGATACGGCCGTTGATTGGACGCTGGGGCAGGCGGCGCGCGCGTTCGCCATGAGCGAAGCAACGCTCAGGCGCAAGCTGGCGGCCGAGGGGACCGGCTTCAGCGAGATCTTGAGCGATACGCGGATGAACCGTGCCTTGGCCCTCATTCAAACCACGACGCTGCCGATGGCCCAGGTGGCGCTTGAGGTCGGTTACGACTCGCCGTCGCAATTCGCGGCGCGATTCAAGGAGCGGTTTGGCGTCAATCCACGCTATGTGCGGAGCGGACCTGAGCACTTTGAGCGGATCGGGGCAGAAGTTGAGCGGAGCGGGGCAGATATGCTGCCGGGCTGACGCTAGTTTTCCTGCATTATCAACCGCAGGAAAACAGCATGCGTTTTATCACAGCAGCACTTCTCGCCGCCTCCGTCTTTGGCGCCACGGCCGCCCAGGCCGAAATGAAGCTCACCTCCAGGGATTTGACTGCAGGCAAGCCAATGGCCGATGCGCAGGTCTTCAACGGCTTTGGCTGCACGGGCAACAACATCTCGCCGGAACTCGCCTGGTCGGGTGCGCCTGATGGAACCAAGAGCTTCGCCGTCATGGCTTACGATCCGGACGCTCCGACCGGATCGGGCTGGTGGCACTGGTCGGTGTTCAACATTCCCGCCGATGCCGCCAAGATTGCCACCGGCGCCAGCAGTGAGAAGAAACTTCCTGCCGGCGCTGTGGAAGGCCGCACGGATTTCGGAATGTCGGGATATGGCGGCGCCTGCCCGCCAGCCGGCGATGCGCCACACCACTACCAGTTCACCGTCTACGCGCTCTCGGTCGACAACCTGCCGCTTCCCGAGACCGCGCCGGGCGCCATGGTTGGCTTCTATATCAGGGCAAATACGCTCGCCAAGGCCTCGATCGAGGTCACCTACGGCCGCTGAACCCTGCTGACCTCTGGGCGACGGGCTCAGGCCGGCCGATAGATCTGCGCCACCGCGCCGCCTGGAAAGGCTTTCGAGCTCATTAGCTTGAGAGACTTTGGCGCGGTGAGTCAGACGACGAGGCTGTCGATGGCGCGACGCACAGCTGCGCCTATCGCGCCGCAAAGCGCTGCTTTGCCGAATCCGTGAACGGCGTGAACAGTGCGACGAGCGTGCCTTCCGGATCGCGAAACTGCACCGACCGATTGCCCCACGGCATCAGTTTAGGCGCATGAACAAGGTCGACCTTATCCTTCAGTCGGGCATATTCTGCGTCGACATCGTCCACCATGAACTCGATGATCGCCGTTCGGTTGGCGCCGGCCTCGGCGCTGCCTTGCTTGAACAGCGGCACGGTTTCCAAGCCGCCAATGGCGAGTGCCGCAGAAGGGGTAACGATCTCGGCGAAAACCGGCGCCAACCACTCGGCAGATTGTCGGGTGACCATTTCGTAGAAGCCGACCATAGCCTTGATATCACCGGCGATCAGCCGGATTGAGGCAAATTTCATGAGCTTTTCCTTTCGATAAGACCGCAGAACTGCGCGCGGTATCGCTGCGGCCTTGTCGCACAGGCCTGTTGCCAGCATTATGGCAACAGGAGTCAATAGTAATGCGCAAAGCCGACCGTCTGTTTCAGATCATTCAGATCCTGCGCCGTACGAGCAGGCCGGTGACTGCCGCGGCAATAGCCGAAGAGATCGAAGTGTCCAGGCGTTCAGTGTACCGCGATATCGCCGACCTGATCGGCCAAGGCGTCCCGATCGTCGGCGAGGCTGGCTTCGGTTATGTGCTCGATCCTGGCTATGACATGCCGCCCTTGATGCTGACGCCCGACGAGATCGAGGCGATTGTGCTGGGTACGCAATGGGTCGCAACACGCGGCGATAAGGCGTTATCCGCAGCGGCACAGGACGTACTGAGCAAGATCGCCGCCGTTATCCCCGGAAGGCTGCGTCCATACATCGCCGAGCCCAGCGTTGGAGCAAAGCCCGGCAGGATCGTTCCGACAGACACGGTCGACGCGAACGAACTGCGCCATGCGATCCGTGAAGATCGGAAGCTTCGCCTGCATTATCGATCCGATACTGGGGAGGAGACTGAACGGGTCGTGTGGCCGGTTATCCTCGGTTACGGTGAAGCAACGCGCTTGATTGTAGCCTGATGCGAGCTGAGGCAGGACTTCCGTCACTTCCGAACCGATCGCATGTTCAAGATCGAGGTGCTGGAGGCGAGCAACGGGCTACGGAAGGGCGACCTGCGTCGCCGCTGGGAGCGATGGCGCGAGGAGCAGCGCTCTCGCTCCGACCACTGATCATCGGGAGTCGCCGAGCAGCGGATGGCAGGGTCGGGACTGGGAAGGGGGTGACGGCCGACGAGGCTGTCGATGCGCGCCGACCGCGCAATCTTGGTGAAAGCCCCATGTCTGGCTATATTACTGGAAATAAGCTGGAGGCTATCATGGGAAGTTCACAGAAGCGCGCGATCCAAAACTATCGATCTCGCCTTGGCGAGCGTGGTTTGGCGCGCTTCGAAGTGCTCGGCCGGGACGCCGATCGCGACCTTATCCGATCGCTCGCCCGACGCCTGTCGGAGGACACGCCTGAGGCTTCGGAGCTTCGCGCGGCTGTCAGCAAGTCGATCGCCGGCGAACCGCCGAAGCCTGGCGGAATTCTCGCCGCATTGCGTCGTTCACCGCTGGTCGACGCGGAACTCGATCTTTCCCGACCCCGTGAAGAGGGGCGCAAGGTCGACCTGTGACGCGCTTTCTTCTGGATACCAACATCCTCAGCAATATTGTCAAACCGCAGCCATCGGAATCGCTCCTGGCATGGATGTCGACACAACGCGACGAAGACTT is a window of Rhizobium sp. N324 DNA encoding:
- a CDS encoding MarR family winged helix-turn-helix transcriptional regulator; its protein translation is MSEKMPKPNQACTRAWTSIMRVRERLLGAIEADLKAAGLPPLAWYDVLWELVRAGDGRLRPYEIEERTLLAQYNLSRLVDRLEREGLVRREVFAEDGRGRWVVITEDGRRLRERMWAVYAGSIETHIGCKLAEDEAKMLAGLLDRLL
- the ybaK gene encoding Cys-tRNA(Pro) deacylase, translating into MSKTTRATQLLSQAGVAFTVHTYDYDPGAERVGLQAAEALGEAPHRVLKTLMAEVDGKPVCVVVPSDREVSMKKLASAFHGKSANMMKPADAERLTGYHVGGISPFGQKKSVPTAIEEAALAEPLVYINGGQRGLQVRLDPKDALKALKAIGAPLVA
- a CDS encoding ArsC family reductase: MTVTIYGIKNCDTMKKARSWLEAHGVAYEFHDYKALGIDRAHLESWIDQAGLDTVLNRAGTTFRKLPDSERENLSRDKAIALMLDQPSMIKRPVLAAKGKLLVGFKPEVYAGTFAGR
- a CDS encoding succinylglutamate desuccinylase/aspartoacylase domain-containing protein encodes the protein MDVSEIIIPGDTPGTEWRLPVLRFFGRDSKAPKIYIQAALHAGELPGTALLHFLCERLRQAESEDGIAGGITVVPQANPIGAAQSHFGDLQGRFDLGSRTNFNRDFPLISLADRATLIEDLDDCPATDRLKRQLLHMALGADLVLDLHCDDESLQYAYIDEAFWPEAADLAAALDLQAVLLSDGESSAFEEAVGFAWKYEVPGERRSRLPGRLSVTLELRGKRDVDPALAKRDADGLWRFLAARGIVNGGTEATAFLGPAVPLDNVEILRAPEGGAVLFHRNIGERIVQGELLATIVTRPGQSGGSLDLHAPQDGLILTRTSDRLVRRRGDLMKIACGSPSNASRKAGTLEN
- a CDS encoding methylated-DNA--[protein]-cysteine S-methyltransferase codes for the protein MAQTIHHYLMFETAGGFCGISWSDAGITRFQLPTKSAEATERLLLRRLPEAEPGAPTPEVLETVAAVKRYFQGEETDFSGVELDLAGQDAFFREIYAAARRVGWGHTTTYGALAKELGAGPEAARDVGQAMAKNPVALIIPCHRVLAAGGKIGGFSAPGGSSSKTRMLELEGVNLAPPPPAQQSLGF
- a CDS encoding SDR family oxidoreductase, which produces MSGIEGKVIAITGASSGIGEAASKVLAAAGAHIVIGARRTERLERLAGEIEARGGTVRLRKLDVTDRSEVEAFAGFARLEFGRLDVIINNAGLMPLSPLDALKVEEWDRMVDVNIKGVLYGIAAARPIMKAQGSGQIINLASIGGHSVSPTAAVYCATKFAVRAISDGLRQETDRIRVTVISPGTTTSELAETITDPTARDAMKAFRAVTISPEAVAHSILYAVSQPDDVDVSEIIIRPTASPH
- a CDS encoding Atu4866 domain-containing protein, giving the protein MSGLGSRRGTTEPMHEPTGENTMQHHPYVGMWVTDDGRVRHELLPNGRYDDARGNRKSAYRGRYEVAGSHIEYWDDAGFTADGDFADGNTLHHGGMVLRRR
- a CDS encoding LysR family transcriptional regulator, coding for MVDDLEGISVFLAVAEARSFRLAGERLGVTRSAVSQALQRLEDRLGVALVQRTTRSVSLTEAGEVFFDAVRSSVRQVRDAMQTVQDMQARPSGLLRITVSSIAESFLSGTLLAGFMKAYPDIKLDIAVTDDEFDIVEAGFDAGVRLGEVIEQDMIAISVSAPQRQCAAASPAYLERRGRPRHPGELQAHACIGWRPRPDTAPYRWEFTENDRDFDVAVDPAMTTNDMGMMIRMACAGAGITFGMVETFQPYLDRGELVPLLQDFCPPFPGFYLYYPRRQRQPLKLRALVDHIRAFGRR
- a CDS encoding helix-turn-helix domain-containing protein yields the protein MLEDVFSIPTRALIRQGGRACFYRLVNTSPLLIQVQSGTKIVMADDKALRLEAGAYGLLPDYRPLTMENIPKAPQKYQTLALPVPRQLFEDAYTRMGSIAVPSRPVPASASNLPEEAAALFDYCCRPGNLTRLPVAIAKARLMELITWFALCGAVLGQCQSPRLEDRLRQMIESDTAVDWTLGQAARAFAMSEATLRRKLAAEGTGFSEILSDTRMNRALALIQTTTLPMAQVALEVGYDSPSQFAARFKERFGVNPRYVRSGPEHFERIGAEVERSGADMLPG
- a CDS encoding YbhB/YbcL family Raf kinase inhibitor-like protein, which gives rise to MRFITAALLAASVFGATAAQAEMKLTSRDLTAGKPMADAQVFNGFGCTGNNISPELAWSGAPDGTKSFAVMAYDPDAPTGSGWWHWSVFNIPADAAKIATGASSEKKLPAGAVEGRTDFGMSGYGGACPPAGDAPHHYQFTVYALSVDNLPLPETAPGAMVGFYIRANTLAKASIEVTYGR
- a CDS encoding VOC family protein, coding for MKFASIRLIAGDIKAMVGFYEMVTRQSAEWLAPVFAEIVTPSAALAIGGLETVPLFKQGSAEAGANRTAIIEFMVDDVDAEYARLKDKVDLVHAPKLMPWGNRSVQFRDPEGTLVALFTPFTDSAKQRFAAR